A stretch of the Heliomicrobium undosum genome encodes the following:
- the argS gene encoding arginine--tRNA ligase: MNFVEDIRRRITAAVAQALEEARKAGEVAFTQVPAFVLEVPREKQHGDFATNVAMLMAREARMNPRQLAEKIVARIDRGDWLKDIQVAGPGFINFTLNHAWLYPVLPAVQQADDAYGASDAGAGRRVQVEFVSANPTGLLHMGNARGAALGDTLANLLRLAGFDVQKEFYINDAGNQIENFAKSLEARYLQLLGRDVPFPEEGYHGEDIVETMRGLIAKDGDKYLNMESSLRREMLVKYALREKLDAIRQTLERFGVVYDVWFSEQSLHDSGAIQQTLETLRANGYIYENEGALWFKATALGEEKDEVLVRSNGIPTYFAADIAYHKNKFDRGFDWVINIWGADHHGHVSRMKNAVKAVGYDPKKLDVILMQLVRLYKGGEIVRMSKRTGQYITLDELVEEVGKDAARFFFVMRGADSHLDFDLDLAKSQSSENPVFYVQYAHARICSILRTAQEAGYSVPQGQQNDSGLDLAVLDHPAEIALIRKIADLPDEVARAATQMEPHRMARYAQDLAALFHSFYTHCRVLTDEKPLRDARLLLVDDSRVVLRNVLHCMGLTAPERM; the protein is encoded by the coding sequence GTGAACTTCGTTGAAGATATTCGCCGCCGCATCACGGCCGCCGTCGCCCAAGCGCTGGAAGAGGCGCGCAAGGCCGGAGAAGTGGCCTTTACACAAGTGCCGGCCTTTGTTCTGGAAGTGCCCCGTGAAAAACAGCATGGCGATTTTGCCACCAATGTGGCCATGTTGATGGCCCGGGAGGCCCGCATGAACCCCCGCCAACTGGCGGAGAAGATCGTCGCCCGCATCGACCGAGGCGATTGGCTGAAGGACATTCAAGTGGCCGGTCCGGGCTTCATTAATTTCACCTTGAACCACGCATGGCTCTACCCCGTCCTCCCGGCGGTCCAGCAGGCTGACGACGCTTATGGCGCTTCGGACGCCGGCGCCGGACGGCGGGTGCAGGTGGAGTTCGTCAGCGCCAACCCGACAGGCCTCTTGCACATGGGCAACGCCCGCGGCGCCGCCCTCGGCGACACCCTGGCCAACCTGCTCCGCCTGGCTGGCTTTGATGTGCAAAAGGAGTTTTACATCAACGACGCCGGCAACCAGATCGAAAACTTTGCTAAATCGCTAGAGGCGCGTTATCTGCAACTCCTGGGGCGCGACGTGCCCTTTCCCGAGGAAGGCTACCATGGCGAGGATATCGTTGAGACGATGCGCGGCCTCATCGCCAAAGATGGCGACAAATACCTGAACATGGAGTCCTCCCTGCGCCGGGAGATGCTCGTCAAGTACGCCCTGCGGGAGAAACTGGACGCCATCCGCCAGACCCTGGAGCGCTTCGGCGTCGTCTATGATGTCTGGTTCTCCGAGCAGTCCCTCCATGACTCCGGCGCCATCCAACAGACACTCGAAACGCTGCGCGCCAACGGCTACATCTATGAAAACGAAGGCGCCCTCTGGTTCAAGGCGACGGCCCTCGGCGAGGAGAAGGACGAGGTGCTCGTCCGTTCCAACGGCATCCCCACCTACTTCGCCGCCGACATCGCCTACCACAAGAACAAGTTCGACCGCGGCTTCGACTGGGTGATCAACATCTGGGGCGCCGACCACCACGGCCACGTCTCGCGGATGAAAAACGCCGTCAAGGCTGTCGGATACGACCCGAAGAAACTCGATGTCATCCTGATGCAACTGGTGCGCCTCTACAAGGGCGGCGAGATCGTCCGCATGTCCAAGCGGACCGGTCAGTACATCACCCTCGACGAACTGGTTGAGGAAGTCGGCAAGGACGCCGCCCGCTTCTTCTTCGTCATGCGCGGCGCCGACTCCCACCTTGACTTCGACCTGGACCTGGCCAAGAGCCAGTCCTCGGAAAACCCCGTCTTCTATGTCCAATACGCCCACGCTCGCATCTGCTCCATCCTGCGCACCGCCCAGGAAGCCGGCTACAGCGTGCCTCAGGGTCAACAGAACGATTCCGGCCTCGACCTGGCCGTCCTCGATCACCCCGCCGAGATCGCCCTGATCCGCAAGATCGCCGACCTGCCTGACGAGGTTGCCCGGGCGGCCACCCAGATGGAGCCCCACCGCATGGCCCGCTACGCCCAGGACCTGGCCGCCCTCTTCCACAGCTTCTACACCCACTGCCGCGTCCTCACCGACGAGAAGCCCCTCCGCGACGCCCGCCTCCTCCTCGTCGACGACTCGCGCGTCGTCCTCCGCAACGTTCTCCACTGCATGGGTTTGACAGCACCGGAGCGTATGTAG
- a CDS encoding response regulator, with protein MARILIGEDNIANCELLKKILSPQGHRVFIAHNGRDVVEMAKRLQPPPQLLLLDIMMPIMDGFQAIAELQRDWRTKSIPIMMVTSSGNTVDVLRSKSAGVVGYILKPYEPKVLIERIDQIVGKEAPEKAQPLSKTFSASDLLEAEE; from the coding sequence GTGGCGCGGATCCTGATCGGCGAAGACAATATCGCAAACTGCGAGTTGTTAAAAAAAATCCTGAGCCCCCAGGGCCATCGGGTCTTCATTGCGCACAATGGACGGGATGTGGTGGAGATGGCTAAGCGTCTCCAGCCGCCTCCGCAGTTGCTGCTGCTCGACATCATGATGCCCATCATGGACGGTTTCCAGGCGATCGCCGAGTTGCAGCGCGATTGGCGGACCAAGTCTATCCCGATCATGATGGTCACCTCCAGCGGCAACACGGTTGACGTGTTGCGCTCCAAGTCGGCCGGCGTGGTCGGATATATCCTGAAGCCCTATGAGCCCAAGGTGCTGATCGAGCGGATCGACCAGATCGTCGGCAAGGAGGCGCCGGAAAAGGCGCAGCCGCTCAGCAAAACCTTCTCGGCCAGCGATCTTCTGGAGGCAGAAGAATAA
- the rpoE gene encoding DNA-directed RNA polymerase subunit delta, whose translation MSEPITTVNTGRRVTEMDVLFQLLKEKGENTHFRGLIVQALARIGYEDPEDSKSIAAIYTQMNLDMRFVHFGNGLWGLRNWAPAKTGRRIPTISLLNKTVEYEDGESGDDEDYDDRDHDYGRVRDDDWERAE comes from the coding sequence GTGTCCGAACCCATCACCACCGTCAACACCGGCCGCCGGGTCACCGAAATGGATGTGCTCTTTCAACTGCTGAAGGAGAAAGGGGAAAACACCCACTTCCGCGGCCTGATCGTGCAGGCCTTGGCCCGCATCGGCTACGAAGACCCCGAGGATTCCAAATCGATTGCCGCCATCTACACCCAGATGAACCTGGATATGCGCTTCGTCCACTTCGGCAACGGCCTCTGGGGCCTGCGCAACTGGGCGCCGGCCAAAACGGGACGGCGCATCCCGACCATCTCCTTGCTCAACAAGACCGTCGAATATGAAGACGGCGAGAGCGGCGACGATGAGGATTATGATGATCGCGACCATGACTACGGTCGGGTCCGAGATGATGACTGGGAGCGAGCTGAATAA
- a CDS encoding methyl-accepting chemotaxis protein yields MANETAHTMDVSQLLHQLKEANNEMGKVVKTIDHITKQTNLLALNSAIEAARAGEAGRGFSVVAAEIKKLADRSFAATKESTDLIGNIQSKANDVIAVRTADVAYDTIDKIDRNLFERNCDVQAWATFDKIKACLREETPANVDSATALMKKIVDIYEVYYDLYLVNRAGRIVASGVDKSVIGLDMSSRGWFAETMRRNDVYVSDMYYSEAVKGHTIAYSCPVRDEDGNVLGVFSTRFNWNFIYDIIDSARTGSTGDIFVINKAGVVIGARNRAGILQKNLSHLQAAQKAMAGETYGFTIEQDGNGKLQIFGYARTRGYNAYKGKDWSVIVSEAL; encoded by the coding sequence ATGGCGAATGAAACCGCGCATACCATGGATGTGTCCCAACTGCTTCATCAACTCAAAGAAGCGAACAACGAGATGGGAAAAGTAGTGAAGACCATCGACCACATCACCAAGCAGACGAACCTTTTGGCCTTAAATTCCGCCATCGAGGCCGCACGCGCAGGCGAAGCGGGCCGCGGGTTCAGCGTCGTCGCAGCCGAGATCAAGAAGTTGGCTGACCGCAGCTTTGCTGCCACGAAAGAGAGCACCGACCTGATCGGCAACATCCAGAGCAAGGCGAACGACGTCATCGCCGTCCGCACCGCCGATGTGGCCTACGATACGATCGATAAGATCGATCGCAACCTCTTCGAACGCAACTGCGACGTGCAGGCCTGGGCCACCTTCGACAAGATTAAAGCCTGTCTCCGCGAAGAGACGCCGGCCAATGTAGACAGCGCGACGGCGTTGATGAAAAAAATCGTCGACATCTATGAGGTCTATTATGACCTGTATCTGGTCAACCGGGCCGGACGGATCGTCGCCTCCGGCGTGGACAAGTCGGTCATTGGCCTGGACATGTCGAGCCGGGGGTGGTTTGCCGAAACGATGCGCCGCAACGACGTATACGTATCCGACATGTACTACTCTGAGGCTGTCAAAGGCCACACGATCGCCTATTCCTGCCCCGTTCGCGATGAAGACGGCAACGTGCTGGGCGTCTTTTCCACCCGATTCAACTGGAACTTTATTTATGATATCATCGATTCGGCGCGCACCGGCAGCACCGGCGACATCTTCGTCATCAACAAGGCCGGTGTGGTCATCGGCGCCCGCAACCGCGCCGGGATCCTGCAGAAAAACCTCAGCCACCTGCAGGCGGCGCAAAAGGCCATGGCCGGCGAGACCTACGGCTTCACCATCGAGCAGGACGGCAACGGCAAGCTGCAGATCTTCGGATACGCCCGGACACGAGGGTACAACGCCTACAAAGGAAAAGACTGGTCCGTCATCGTCAGTGAAGCCCTGTAA
- a CDS encoding LysR family transcriptional regulator — MLDTQLSIFKTVVDRGSISLAAQELHMTQSAVSQQILNLEAHFSVKLFDRLHRRLLITTAGKTLYPFAVELEQLYGRARNAMQELTQDISGLLRIGASLTIGEYLLPKLLVLFRQTHPRVSITMDVYNSDQITAMVVTGQLDLGFIESPDQLPGVLIPFPCGGDQLVIVGPADFANSAPLSLAELFQRRWVLREPMSGTRRFFEQFLESHGARPDDLQVVMELGSTQAIKEAVKAGLGFSVLSRFAVMEEVAQNALAIIPLAEGRIDRTFTLFYHREKFTTLAVDSFLDFIRNRIIAPESPESGLQAEEALQP; from the coding sequence ATGCTCGACACCCAACTGTCGATTTTTAAAACGGTCGTTGACAGAGGCAGCATATCCCTGGCGGCGCAGGAACTGCATATGACCCAGTCGGCCGTCAGCCAGCAGATCCTGAACCTGGAGGCCCACTTTTCCGTCAAGCTCTTTGACCGCCTTCACCGGCGACTGTTGATCACGACCGCCGGCAAGACGCTCTACCCCTTTGCCGTCGAATTGGAACAACTCTATGGACGCGCGCGCAACGCCATGCAGGAACTGACACAGGATATCAGCGGACTACTTCGCATCGGCGCCAGCTTGACCATCGGCGAGTATCTGCTGCCCAAACTGCTCGTCCTCTTCCGGCAGACCCACCCACGGGTTTCCATCACCATGGACGTGTACAATTCAGATCAAATCACCGCTATGGTCGTCACGGGACAATTGGATCTGGGATTCATTGAAAGCCCGGACCAACTCCCCGGCGTGCTCATCCCCTTTCCCTGCGGTGGCGACCAACTGGTGATCGTCGGGCCGGCAGACTTCGCCAACAGCGCGCCCCTTTCCCTGGCGGAACTCTTCCAGCGCCGCTGGGTGCTGCGAGAACCCATGTCGGGAACGCGCCGTTTTTTTGAACAGTTTCTCGAATCCCACGGCGCCCGGCCAGACGATCTGCAGGTGGTGATGGAACTGGGCAGCACCCAGGCGATCAAGGAGGCTGTGAAAGCCGGACTTGGCTTCTCCGTCCTCTCCCGATTCGCTGTCATGGAGGAAGTCGCCCAGAATGCCCTGGCGATCATCCCCCTGGCAGAGGGGCGCATCGACCGGACCTTTACGCTCTTTTATCACCGCGAGAAGTTCACGACCCTGGCGGTGGATTCCTTTCTGGACTTTATCCGCAACCGGATCATCGCGCCGGAATCGCCCGAATCGGGATTGCAGGCCGAGGAAGCGCTGCAGCCGTAG
- a CDS encoding Crp/Fnr family transcriptional regulator, which produces MIIDWESLKAIDVLASLPEEVLQQLAGRVGERVLKKRQPLLQEGEPADAVYFLHEGKVRLAKMNPDGQEKVVSIVDPGDIFGEIVAFDPGPSPYTAETMEPARVSRLPLEEFRQLVADHPPLAAACLQVEARRLRQAYRHMKNLALLDTYGRVAARLFKLAHDYGVPDSRGTRIDFNLTRQELAQIVGTSRETVSRILAEYERLKILEVERQQIVICDLEELKLRATGGR; this is translated from the coding sequence ATGATCATCGACTGGGAGTCCCTGAAGGCGATCGATGTGCTGGCCTCCTTGCCGGAGGAGGTCTTACAGCAGTTGGCCGGGCGGGTGGGGGAACGGGTGTTGAAAAAACGCCAGCCCCTCTTGCAGGAGGGGGAGCCGGCTGACGCCGTCTATTTCCTCCATGAGGGCAAGGTGCGGTTGGCCAAGATGAACCCCGACGGCCAGGAGAAGGTGGTGTCGATCGTCGACCCCGGCGACATCTTCGGTGAGATCGTCGCTTTCGATCCGGGGCCGAGCCCTTACACGGCGGAGACGATGGAACCGGCCCGGGTGAGCCGGCTGCCCCTGGAGGAGTTCCGGCAGTTGGTGGCCGACCACCCGCCGCTGGCCGCGGCCTGCCTGCAGGTGGAGGCGCGGCGGCTCCGCCAGGCTTATCGCCATATGAAGAATCTCGCCCTCCTCGACACCTATGGCCGGGTGGCGGCGCGCCTCTTCAAGCTGGCCCATGATTATGGCGTCCCCGACAGCCGGGGAACCCGTATCGATTTTAATCTGACTCGGCAGGAACTGGCCCAGATCGTGGGCACCTCGCGGGAAACGGTCTCCCGCATCCTGGCTGAATACGAGCGCCTGAAGATCCTGGAAGTGGAGCGCCAGCAGATCGTCATCTGCGACCTGGAGGAGTTGAAGCTGCGGGCCACCGGTGGACGCTGA
- a CDS encoding ATP-binding protein: MNIRAWFRDPRQTWWEKLLPLPITKRFYLAMVLLVLFHTFLLSGIVHMGFLKKERFERSNDLVAAAVELEKRASSERWQGVTDDISRMYPGLTIGYYSGEQSEFLALSRHEQYRIRVLDYIFPLRSVDFSSFSKQERADFVSYVTVPAPEGSGPSGPVFMGWWNTPVLGLVQPVPGEESVYCMAFVRLRDFHIPVVLRTAEVILIETILAGMLIACAWRIFSRFREEIEGFGLAAMVDDDDVSPNVLPELNPLVDKVRANSRHIRRVKRNLAREVTKRMQAVNALTTSEARFAKAFHANPHPMCITSMEDGRFIEVNESFLQATGYERDEVIGQRLPELGLIGEEAGGSVPDRLPAGALAASDSAPGAPAPGAFRNIERKITVKRGEARIWLVSAEVIQLEGRGCHLYSVNDITEIRKLEGEFARLDRLNLVAQMAAGIGHEIRNPMTTVRGFLQILGAKGELAPHREHFDLMIEELDRANSIISEFLSLAKHKVEDLRLQDLNTIIQALYPLLEADASLGKKAIRLELGHIPETYLGEKEIRQLVLNLVRNGLEAMGEGGELTIRSYSEDDAVVLAVCDQGSGISPEALAQLGTPFFTTKEQGTGLGLAVCQNIVVRHQACMSVETARHGTTFFVRFPCSVDFSQSSLSAVNNFHYTGF, encoded by the coding sequence TTGAATATTCGCGCATGGTTCCGCGACCCCCGTCAAACCTGGTGGGAAAAACTGCTTCCGTTGCCGATCACGAAACGGTTTTACTTGGCCATGGTGCTGCTTGTCCTTTTCCATACATTCCTGCTGAGCGGGATCGTTCACATGGGGTTTTTGAAGAAAGAGCGCTTTGAGCGGTCGAACGATCTCGTCGCCGCCGCCGTAGAGTTGGAGAAGCGGGCTTCCTCCGAGCGGTGGCAAGGGGTGACCGACGACATCTCACGGATGTATCCCGGTTTGACGATCGGGTACTACTCGGGAGAGCAGAGTGAGTTTCTCGCTTTGAGTCGCCATGAGCAATACCGCATCCGTGTGCTGGATTATATTTTTCCCCTGCGGAGTGTAGACTTTTCGAGTTTCTCGAAGCAGGAACGAGCAGATTTTGTATCCTACGTGACAGTGCCTGCTCCGGAGGGGTCTGGGCCAAGCGGACCGGTTTTCATGGGATGGTGGAACACCCCGGTCCTCGGCCTGGTTCAGCCGGTTCCTGGCGAGGAATCGGTCTATTGCATGGCTTTCGTCCGGTTGAGAGACTTTCATATACCCGTGGTGCTGCGGACAGCCGAGGTGATTTTGATAGAAACCATCCTGGCGGGAATGCTGATCGCCTGCGCCTGGCGGATTTTCAGCCGTTTTCGCGAGGAGATCGAGGGTTTTGGCCTGGCCGCTATGGTGGATGACGATGACGTGTCGCCGAATGTGCTCCCGGAATTGAATCCGCTGGTCGATAAGGTGCGCGCGAACTCGCGCCATATCCGGCGGGTGAAGCGAAACCTCGCCCGGGAGGTGACCAAACGGATGCAGGCCGTCAACGCACTGACCACGTCGGAAGCGAGATTCGCCAAAGCCTTTCACGCCAATCCCCACCCCATGTGCATCACCTCGATGGAGGATGGACGCTTCATAGAAGTCAACGAGAGCTTCCTGCAAGCCACCGGGTATGAACGGGACGAGGTGATCGGGCAACGGTTGCCGGAACTGGGTCTCATCGGAGAAGAGGCCGGCGGATCGGTTCCGGACAGACTCCCCGCAGGCGCCTTGGCCGCAAGCGACTCCGCCCCAGGCGCCCCCGCCCCAGGCGCGTTTCGCAATATAGAGCGCAAGATTACCGTCAAAAGGGGAGAGGCCCGGATCTGGCTCGTCTCGGCAGAGGTGATCCAGTTGGAGGGGCGCGGCTGCCACCTCTATTCGGTCAACGATATCACGGAGATCCGCAAGTTGGAAGGGGAGTTTGCCCGCCTCGACCGGCTGAATCTGGTGGCGCAGATGGCTGCCGGTATCGGCCATGAGATCCGCAACCCCATGACGACGGTGCGCGGTTTTCTTCAGATCCTGGGGGCAAAAGGCGAGTTGGCGCCCCATAGAGAGCACTTTGACCTGATGATTGAAGAGCTTGACCGTGCCAACTCGATCATCTCCGAGTTTTTGTCCCTGGCCAAACATAAGGTGGAGGATCTCCGGTTGCAGGATTTGAACACCATCATCCAGGCGCTCTATCCCCTCCTGGAGGCGGACGCCTCTTTAGGCAAAAAAGCCATCCGGCTGGAACTGGGCCACATTCCGGAAACATATCTGGGGGAAAAGGAGATCCGCCAGTTGGTGCTCAACCTGGTTCGCAACGGTCTCGAAGCGATGGGGGAAGGCGGGGAACTGACCATCCGCAGCTATAGTGAAGACGATGCGGTGGTGCTGGCCGTTTGCGATCAGGGAAGCGGGATCAGCCCCGAGGCGTTAGCCCAGTTGGGCACCCCCTTCTTCACGACGAAGGAACAGGGAACAGGGCTGGGGCTGGCGGTCTGCCAGAACATTGTCGTCCGCCATCAGGCCTGCATGTCCGTAGAAACGGCGCGCCATGGAACCACTTTTTTTGTACGCTTTCCCTGTAGCGTTGATTTTTCTCAATCATCTCTTTCCGCCGTGAACAACTTCCATTATACTGGTTTCTAA
- a CDS encoding YeiH family protein, translating into MQYRWTTGGILLTALLALSAQQMVRLFPFTVFGALVSAILLGMAVRAAAGDRLVPLKPGFAFSAKVLLRLGIILMGVRLNLADIAAAGWRMLALDLSVIVFAVTVIHFLGKRLSVEERLTTLIAVGTGVCGAAAIGAAAQAVKAKDEEVAVSVTLISLLGTLFTVMYTILLPVLALSPQQYGTFVGATLHEIAHVVAAAAPAGAIGSDQAILVKLGRVILLAPVVMALDWYYRGRAGRADGGVGSGGVGAADEGEPNGKRNDKPKDKPRLPVPWFVLGFLVMALLNTYHVFSPALTAGLVTASLFLLAMAMAGMGLNVWAGDFKRVGAAPVLMGLGGSILLSLFGRFGMILLGL; encoded by the coding sequence ATGCAATACCGATGGACGACCGGCGGGATTCTGTTGACGGCGTTGCTGGCGCTGTCGGCCCAACAAATGGTTCGCCTTTTTCCTTTCACCGTATTCGGCGCGTTGGTCTCAGCCATCCTGCTGGGGATGGCGGTACGCGCTGCGGCGGGTGACCGGCTGGTTCCCTTGAAACCCGGCTTCGCTTTCTCGGCGAAGGTGTTGCTGCGGCTCGGCATCATTCTCATGGGGGTGCGGCTCAATCTCGCCGATATCGCCGCTGCCGGGTGGCGGATGCTGGCGCTTGACCTGTCTGTGATCGTCTTTGCGGTGACGGTCATTCATTTCCTCGGGAAGAGGCTGTCTGTGGAAGAACGGCTGACAACGCTGATCGCTGTCGGGACCGGCGTGTGCGGCGCCGCAGCGATCGGCGCGGCCGCCCAGGCGGTAAAGGCCAAAGACGAAGAGGTGGCCGTGTCGGTGACGCTGATCTCCCTGCTGGGCACCCTTTTCACGGTTATGTATACGATCCTGCTGCCGGTGCTTGCCCTGTCTCCCCAGCAGTACGGGACCTTTGTCGGCGCGACGCTCCATGAGATCGCCCATGTGGTCGCGGCGGCGGCGCCGGCCGGCGCGATCGGCAGCGACCAGGCCATCCTGGTGAAACTGGGCCGGGTGATCCTCTTGGCGCCCGTCGTCATGGCCCTTGACTGGTATTATCGAGGGCGCGCCGGCAGGGCAGACGGTGGGGTTGGCAGCGGCGGTGTCGGGGCTGCGGATGAGGGCGAGCCCAACGGTAAGCGTAACGACAAGCCCAAGGACAAGCCCCGGCTGCCGGTTCCCTGGTTTGTATTGGGCTTCCTAGTCATGGCCCTGCTGAACACCTATCATGTCTTTTCGCCGGCGCTCACCGCCGGATTGGTCACCGCCAGCTTGTTTCTGTTGGCCATGGCGATGGCCGGGATGGGATTGAATGTATGGGCCGGCGATTTCAAGCGAGTGGGCGCTGCGCCGGTGCTGATGGGACTGGGCGGTTCCATCCTGCTCAGCTTGTTCGGGCGCTTCGGCATGATCCTCCTCGGGCTGTAG
- a CDS encoding CTP synthase, whose protein sequence is MQTKFIFVTGGVVSSLGKGITAASLGRLLKSRGLKVAIQKFDPYINIDPGTMSPYQHGEVFVTDDGAETDLDLGHYERFVDISLTKASNVTTGKIYWSVISKERKGEFLGGTVQVIPHITNEIKERVLRVARESNPDVVITEIGGTVGDIESLPFLEAIRQMKSDIGKERVAYIHVTLMPFISSAGELKTKPTQHSVKELRSIGIQPDVIVCRTEKAFPKELEEKIALFCDIEPEAVIQNVDCETIYEVPLLLKKEGLDDIIIEKLNLQCGEPDLKDWEALVQKIKNPQRQVTIGLVGKYVALPDAYMSVAESLRHAGLFHDAAVKIKWIYSADLEGADPEEFLSDVDGILVPGGFGDRGIEGKITALRYAREKGIPMLGICLGMQLAVIEFSRNVLGWQDAHSSEFAEATEHPVIDLLPEQKDVEEKGGTMRLGIWACRLNRNTKAWDAYQEEVIYERHRHRYEFNNNFRAALEKGGMTISGTSPDGRLVEVIELADHPWFVASQFHPEFKSRPNRPHPLFRDFINAALDKHEQHQS, encoded by the coding sequence ATGCAAACGAAGTTCATTTTTGTCACCGGCGGCGTCGTGTCTTCCCTGGGCAAAGGGATTACGGCCGCTTCCCTCGGCCGCCTGCTCAAAAGCCGCGGCCTCAAAGTGGCCATCCAGAAGTTTGACCCCTACATCAACATCGACCCGGGCACCATGAGCCCTTATCAGCATGGCGAGGTCTTTGTCACTGACGACGGGGCGGAAACAGACCTGGATCTGGGCCATTATGAGCGCTTTGTCGATATCAGCCTGACCAAGGCCTCCAACGTGACCACCGGCAAGATTTACTGGTCTGTCATCTCGAAAGAACGCAAAGGCGAGTTTCTCGGCGGGACCGTCCAGGTCATCCCCCACATCACCAACGAGATCAAGGAGCGGGTCCTGCGGGTGGCTCGCGAGAGCAACCCTGACGTGGTGATCACCGAGATCGGCGGCACCGTCGGCGATATCGAGTCCCTGCCCTTCCTGGAAGCGATCCGCCAGATGAAGTCGGACATCGGCAAGGAGCGTGTCGCCTACATCCATGTGACGCTGATGCCCTTCATCTCCAGCGCCGGCGAACTGAAGACGAAACCGACGCAGCACTCTGTCAAGGAGCTGCGCAGCATCGGCATCCAGCCTGATGTGATCGTCTGCCGGACGGAAAAGGCCTTCCCGAAGGAACTGGAAGAGAAGATCGCCCTCTTCTGCGACATCGAGCCGGAAGCGGTCATCCAAAACGTCGACTGCGAGACCATCTACGAAGTGCCCCTTCTGCTGAAAAAAGAGGGCCTCGACGACATCATCATTGAAAAATTGAACCTGCAGTGCGGCGAGCCCGATCTGAAGGACTGGGAGGCCCTGGTCCAAAAAATCAAGAACCCCCAGCGCCAGGTCACCATCGGCCTCGTCGGCAAGTATGTCGCCCTGCCCGACGCCTATATGAGCGTCGCCGAGTCGCTGCGCCACGCCGGTCTTTTCCATGACGCCGCCGTCAAGATCAAGTGGATCTACTCGGCCGATCTGGAAGGCGCCGATCCGGAAGAGTTCCTCTCTGATGTGGACGGCATCCTCGTGCCCGGCGGCTTCGGCGACCGCGGCATCGAAGGCAAGATTACGGCCCTTCGCTACGCCCGGGAAAAGGGCATCCCCATGCTGGGCATCTGCTTAGGGATGCAGTTGGCTGTCATCGAGTTCAGCCGTAACGTGTTGGGCTGGCAGGATGCCCACTCCAGCGAGTTCGCTGAAGCGACAGAGCATCCTGTCATCGACCTCCTGCCGGAGCAGAAGGACGTGGAGGAGAAGGGCGGCACCATGCGCCTGGGCATCTGGGCATGCCGCCTGAACCGCAACACCAAGGCTTGGGACGCCTATCAGGAAGAGGTCATCTACGAGCGGCACCGCCACCGCTACGAATTCAACAACAACTTCCGAGCTGCCCTGGAAAAAGGCGGCATGACCATCTCCGGCACCTCGCCCGACGGCCGGCTCGTGGAAGTCATCGAACTGGCTGACCACCCTTGGTTCGTCGCCTCCCAGTTCCACCCCGAATTCAAATCCCGGCCCAATCGGCCTCACCCCCTGTTCCGGGACTTTATCAACGCCGCATTGGACAAGCACGAACAGCATCAGTCATAA
- a CDS encoding DUF1934 domain-containing protein, whose product MKKDVLVSVLGTQRNDVGETDTIHLVTEGKMFIKPNSYYIVYNESEISGMEGTTTSLKIETNRVTLNRMGRSELKQTFEEGVLNESVYVTPYGSMHMGVIPSKVQVDLGDKGGSINLEYELQFDQRKLSDNSLLITVKEENRFSELR is encoded by the coding sequence ATGAAAAAGGACGTGCTGGTATCGGTCCTGGGAACCCAAAGGAACGACGTTGGGGAAACAGACACCATCCATCTCGTCACCGAAGGCAAGATGTTCATCAAGCCCAACTCCTATTATATCGTCTATAACGAATCTGAAATTTCCGGGATGGAAGGGACTACGACCTCCCTGAAGATCGAAACGAACCGGGTGACCCTGAACCGCATGGGTCGCTCGGAACTGAAACAGACCTTCGAGGAAGGCGTCCTCAACGAGTCGGTCTATGTCACCCCTTATGGCAGCATGCACATGGGCGTCATCCCCTCCAAGGTGCAGGTGGACCTCGGTGATAAAGGCGGCTCCATCAATTTGGAATATGAACTGCAGTTTGATCAGCGCAAGCTGAGCGACAACTCCCTCTTGATTACTGTGAAGGAGGAAAATAGATTCAGTGAACTTCGTTGA